One window from the genome of Drosophila albomicans strain 15112-1751.03 chromosome 2L, ASM965048v2, whole genome shotgun sequence encodes:
- the LOC117563478 gene encoding 60S ribosomal protein L27a produces MSNIKRKKTRKLRGHVSHGHGRIGKHRKHPGGRGNAGGMHHHRINFDKYHPGYFGKVGMRNFHLRRQHKFRPEINLDKLWSLVGAEKFAELEKEKSTKAPVIDLVKFGYYKLLGRGHLPARPVIVKAKYFSKKAEDKIKKAGGVCLLSA; encoded by the exons TCGAATATCAAGAGGAAGAAGACCAGGAAGCTCCGTGGTCATGTGAGCCACGGTCACGGCCGTATTGGCAAGCACCGCAAGCATCCTGGAGGTCGTGGTAACGCTGGTGGTATGCACCACCACCGCATCAACTTTGACAAATACCATCCCGGTTATTTCGGCAAGGTTGGCATGAGGAACTTCCACTTGCGTCGCCAGCACAAGTTCAGGCCAGAAATCAATCTGGATAAACTCTGGTCTCTGGTTGGAGCTGAGAAGTTCGCTGAgctggagaaggagaagagcACGAAGGCGCCAGTTATCGATCTGGTTAAATTC GGCTACTACAAGCTGCTCGGACGCGGTCACTTGCCCGCCCGCCCCGTCATTGTGAAGGCCAAGTACTTCTCAAAGAAGGCTGAGGACAAGATCAAGAAGGCCGGTGGTGTCTGCTTGTTGAGCGCCTAA
- the LOC117564791 gene encoding probable pseudouridine-5'-phosphatase isoform X1, producing MAQKVLRNVTHCIFDMDGLLLDTETLYTLAAQMVLDPYGKTYTFEAKQQLMGLQTRPMAEFMVKYYDLPISWEEYAKQQLENTRTLMGDAKLMPGAERLLRHLHANKVPFALATSSGAEMVELKTRKHRELFDLFNHRVCGSSDKEVKNGKPAPDIFLIAADRFADKPEPANCLVFEDSPNGVTAGESAGMQVIMVPDSRLSPDRCSHATQVLSSLEDFQPELFGLPPFKN from the exons ATGGCGCAAAAAGTACTACGAAATGTGACGCACTGCATCTTTGATATGGACGGCCTGTTGCTGG ACACCGAGACGCTTTACACGCTGGCCGCCCAAATGGTTCTCGATCCTTATGGCAAGACTTATACGTTTGAGGCAAAGCAGCAGTTGATGGGATTGCAGACACGTCCAATGGCCGAGTTTATGGTGAAATACTATGACTTGCCAATTAGCTGGGAAGAGTACGCCAAACAACAGCTGGAGAATACACGCACTTTGATGGGGGATGCGAAATTAATGCCAG GTGCCGAGCGCCTTTTGCGTCATCTGCATGCAAACAAAGTGCCTTTTGCCCTGGCAACCAGCTCGGGCGCTGAAATGGTCGAACTGAAGACGCGCAAGCACCGCGAACTCTTCGATCTGTTCAATCATCGTGTGTGCGGCTCGTCGGACAAGGAGGTAAAGAATGGCAAACCAGCGCCAGATATTTTCCTCATTGCCGCCGATCGGTTTGCGGATAAACCCGAGCCCGCCAACTGTTTGGTGTTTGAGGATTCTCCGAATGGCGTTACGGCTGGCGAGAGTGCTGGAATGCAGGTGATCATGGTGCCGGATTCCCGATTGTCGCCGGATCGTTGCTCTCATGCGACGCAAGTGTTGAGCTCTCTGGAGGATTTCCAGCCCGAGTTGTTTGGCCTGCCACCATTTAagaactaa
- the LOC117564791 gene encoding probable pseudouridine-5'-phosphatase isoform X2, with product MAQKVLRNVTHCIFDMDGLLLDTERIYEEVTRQIAGSYGRQYTVATRFHLMGTTDQRSAEIAIDECQLPMTVPEYLKRYHKMCSERMSNVPLLKGAERLLRHLHANKVPFALATSSGAEMVELKTRKHRELFDLFNHRVCGSSDKEVKNGKPAPDIFLIAADRFADKPEPANCLVFEDSPNGVTAGESAGMQVIMVPDSRLSPDRCSHATQVLSSLEDFQPELFGLPPFKN from the exons ATGGCGCAAAAAGTACTACGAAATGTGACGCACTGCATCTTTGATATGGACGGCCTGTTGCTGG ACACTGAGCGAATTTATGAGGAAGTCACTAGGCAAATAGCGGGCAGTTATGGTCGTCAATATACAGTGGCGACACGTTTCCACCTGATGGGCACTACGGATCAGCGTTCCGCCGAAATTGCCATCGATGAGTGCCAATTACCTATGACAGTGCCCGAGTATCTGAAGCGTTATCACAAAATGTGTAGCGAACGGATGTCGAATGTCCCATTGCTAAAAG GTGCCGAGCGCCTTTTGCGTCATCTGCATGCAAACAAAGTGCCTTTTGCCCTGGCAACCAGCTCGGGCGCTGAAATGGTCGAACTGAAGACGCGCAAGCACCGCGAACTCTTCGATCTGTTCAATCATCGTGTGTGCGGCTCGTCGGACAAGGAGGTAAAGAATGGCAAACCAGCGCCAGATATTTTCCTCATTGCCGCCGATCGGTTTGCGGATAAACCCGAGCCCGCCAACTGTTTGGTGTTTGAGGATTCTCCGAATGGCGTTACGGCTGGCGAGAGTGCTGGAATGCAGGTGATCATGGTGCCGGATTCCCGATTGTCGCCGGATCGTTGCTCTCATGCGACGCAAGTGTTGAGCTCTCTGGAGGATTTCCAGCCCGAGTTGTTTGGCCTGCCACCATTTAagaactaa
- the LOC117564792 gene encoding NADH dehydrogenase [ubiquinone] 1 alpha subcomplex subunit 2: MRVTLSRLASFSAKLKEVRIILDPNDKASKGARKYVERFYPNLKKSNPNLPILVRECAGVKPKLWARYENGQEVSIPLSNQPAPDIQKQLEAVGK, from the exons ATGCGCGTAACTTTGAGTCGGTTGGCTAGTTTTTCGGCAAAATTGAAGGAAGTGCGTATTATTCTGGATCCCAACGATAAGGCCTCCAAAGGCGCCAG GAAATATGTTGAAAGGTTCTATCCCAATCTTAAAAAGAGCAATCCTAATCTACCTATTTTGGTAAGAGAGTGTGCTGGCGTAAAACCAAAACTCTGGGCTCGCTATG aaaatggcCAGGAAGTTTCAATTCCACTATCAAATCAACCAGCTCCAgacatacaaaaacaattggaGGCGGTGGGCAAATGA
- the LOC117564790 gene encoding tRNA selenocysteine 1-associated protein 1: MTSVHCQLWMGSLDTYMTENFIIAAFRKMGEDPTTVRLMRNKYTGEPAGYCFVNFISDDHALDAMHKLNGKPIPGTNPIVRFRLNSASNSYKLPGNEREFSVWVGDLSSDVDDYSLYKVFSSKYTSIKTAKVILDSLGFSKGYGFVRFGIEDEQKSALYDMNGYVGLGTKPIKICNAVPKPKAELHAALGSTGTSNTNYGYGGSSTTSTTATSAGTDYSQYYDPTSTYWQGYSAWQGYYEQQGAGAPSITDAAAYYQQAMSQSHSNPQTLAQHAEAWSAQRSAQYEQQQQTASAGTAAAADDDYGLEEHKFVLDVEKLNRETIDADRHLYDALESSKWLPIEQLEVF; this comes from the exons ATGACATCTGTACATTGTCAGCTATGGATGGGCAGC TTGGATACGTATATGAcggaaaatttcataattgctGCATTTCGCAAAATGGGCGAAGATCCGACAACAGTGCGTCTGATGCGTAACAAATACACGGGCGAACCAGCTGGCTACTGTTTCGTCAACTTCATATCCGACGATCATGCGCTGGATGCCATGCACAAGCTAAATGGCAAACCAATTCCCGGCACAAATCCCATTGTTCGTTTTCGTCTCAATTCGGCGAGCAATTCATACAAATTGCCTGGCAATGAACGAGAATTTAGCGTCTGGGTTGGTGATCTCAGCTCTGATGTGGATGATTATTCGCTGTACAAGGTCTTCTCCAGCAAATACACATCGATTAAGACGGCCAAAGTTATTTTGGATAGTCTGGGTTTCTCCAAGGGCTACGGCTTTGTGCGCTTTGGCATTGAGGATGAGCAAAAGTCGGCGCTGTATGATATGAATGGTTATGTTGGTCTCGGCACCAAGCCTATTAAGATCTGCAATGCTGTGCCCAAGCCCAAGGCTGAACTCCATGCAGCTTTGGGCAGCACGGGAACTAGCAACACCAACTATGGTTACGGTGGCTCCTCCACAACGTCCACAACTGCTACAAGCGCTGGCACCGATTATTCACAATACTACGATCCAACGAGCACGTACTGGCAAGGCTATAGTGCCTGGCAAGGGTACTACGAGCAACAGGGTGCAGGTGCTCCTTCGATCACCGATGCTGCTGCCTATTATCAACAGGCTATGTCCCAGTCCCATTCGAACCCACAAACTCTTGCTCAACATGCTGAAGCTTGGAGCGCCCAGCGTAGTGCTCAAtatgagcagcaacagcaaactgcATCAGCCggcacagctgcagctgccgatGATGACTATGGACTGGAAGAGCACAAGTTTGTTCTGGATGTGGAGAAGTTGAATCGCGAAACAATTGATGCGGATCGGCATTTATATGATGCTTTGGAGAGCTCAAAATGGCTGCCCATTGAACAACTAGAAGTGTTTTAA
- the LOC117563643 gene encoding PHD finger protein 14: protein MPPFKRVRQPKITTQALLDFDLGESSSDSDFLPDNDDNCSDGSKDESDGDGDSDSDASSSSDSDTNSNSAGGGDDSEDSTLQLRQLLAENTANQKEIEAASNLGAAPTAAAAAAVVNGFNYEALSVAPPKRMCCVCLGERSDDVNEIVECDACGVSVHEGCYGVSDNVSISSTNSTCSTEPWFCEACRAGVSEPDCELCPNKGGIYKETDVGKWVHLICALYVPGVAFGEVEQLSSVTLFEMQYSKWGAKLCSLCDNALFARSGVCIGCDAGMCKTYFHVTCAQVAGYLIEAHHEDDAADPFYAHCKVHSEKEMLKKRRRNYHTLRLNMLQQAKQRAQLQQQLHDTNPSAAQARIQRKLAKIQQKYAQHKQLKPTPWVPTQKMSRLLTSSASACRRLLDKAEFMAVDVQHLEQREAHIQALQDIRKKWHIAPAFSVEFTAYYMDRIVRMAEFKQQQLQLIQHNGQLSQQQDELRAKYDSALEERKLVKNQRDSLAATLRALHNSLSQLCSTLTLPNVELIAHPPAKLATPPQRPISVPTAAALKMGVGFPLSHLATPGCKLDNTRLLSTQQQPAPAFNCGICKRNNDQHLLVKCDTCNLHYHLGCLNPPLTRPPKKSKQYGWQCSECCDKSDVSDAVTEISPGPRKSRTRFNKDGHLVYVERYSLDELPQPKEQQQQKRLLNKSLPIAVVDITEDLTKSPKRIKMQSPSKLNVPAAAAAGMDQLVVPTAAATAQLSGCDDSIDDSTGKQSSRKGKRKDKHKNKHNLSSDTEKSFTKEHHKRKRKKRAHNEDATADNSNNLGSTIKIIFKTLRLPGEDAPESRSFYVPANAVRSVDEASRPTSVETVEDVLPPMVEQQAVVVVPPPPPIVVVTPPIVAATPPPKVKETKATVETVATPSPQRKQSPRKTSPRKQRVGRPRVSTPKVSVEITCCVCTQTGKTNQVVTCDECQKHYHFACLDPPLKKSPKIRGYSWHCADCDPTDEEALPKK, encoded by the exons ATGCCGCCATTTAAACGCGTACGCCAACCAAAAATTACAACACAAGCACTGCTCGACTTTGATTTGGGCGAAAGTTCTTCGGACAGTGATTTTCTACCAGACAACGATGACAACTGCTCCGATGGCTCTAAAGACGAAAGCGACGgtgacggcgacagcgacagcgacgccagcagcagcagcgacagcgatacaaattcaaattcagcCGGCGGCGGCGATGACAGCGAAGATTCAACGCTGCAGCTGCGCCAACTGCTGGCCGAGAACACAGCCAATCAAAAGGAGATTGAAGCAGCTTCTAATCTAGGTGCAGCTCCtactgcagcagcggcagcagctgttgtcAATGGCTTCAACTATGAGGCACTTTCGGTGGCACCACCAAAACGCATGTGTTGCGTTTGTTTGGGCGAACGGAGCGATGATGTGAACGAGATTGTTGAGTGCGATGCCTGCGGCGTCTCTGTGCACGAGGGATGCTACGGAGTCAGTGACAACGTGAGCATCTCTAGCACAAATTCCACCTGCTCCACGGAACCTTGGTTCTGTGAAGCGTGTCGCGCTGGCGTTTCCGAACCCGACTGTGAATTGTGCCCCAACAAAGGTGGCATCTACAAGGAGACCGATGTGGGCAAGTGGGTGCACTTGATATGCGCACTCTACGTCCCTGGCGTCGCCTTTGGCGAGGTGGAACAACTGAGTTCCGTGACGCTCTTCGAGATGCAGTACAGCAAATGGGGCGCCAAGCTTTGTTCGCTCTGCGATAATGCACTCTTTGCACGCTCTGGCGTCTGCATTGGCTGCGATGCGGGCATGTGCAAAACCTACTTCCATGTCACCTGCGCTCAAGTTGCTGGTTATTTGATTGAGGCGCATCATGAGGACGATGCTGCGGATCCTTTCTATGCGCACTGCAAAGTACACTCGGAGAAGGAGATGTTGAAGAAGCGACGACGCAACTATCACACCTTGCGTCTCAATATGCTGCAGCAGGCCAAGCAACGtgctcagctgcagcagcagctgcatgaCACTAATCCCAGTGCTGCACAGGCACGCATACAACGCAAGCTGGCGAAGATTCAACAGAAATACGCGCAGCACAAGCAGCTGAAGCCCACACCTTGGGTGCCCACACAAAAGATGTCCAGACTGTTAACCAGCTCCGCTTCCGCTTGTCGTCGTCTGCTCGACAAGGCCGAGTTCATGGCCGTGGATGTGCAGCATCTGGAGCAGCGCGAGGCGCATATACAAGCGCTGCAGGACATACGCAAAAAGTGGCACATTGCGCCAGCGTTTAGTGTGGAGTTCACTGCCTACTACATGGATCGCATTGTGCGCATGGCGGAgtttaagcagcagcagctgcagctcatCCAACACAATGGCCAGTTGAGTCAACAGCAAGACGAACTGCGTGCCAAATACGACAGCGCGCTGGAGGAACGCAAACTGGTCAAGAACCAGAGGGATTCATTGGCTGCCACCTTGAGAGCATTACACAATTCTTTGTCACAACTTTGTTCCACTTTAACGTTGCCGAATGTAGAGCTAATTGCTCACCCACCTGCCAAGCTGGCCACGCCTCCGCAACGTCCCATTTCAGTTCCCACAGCGGCTGCCTTGAAAATGGGCGTCGGTTTTCCGCTTTCACATCTTGCCACACCAGGTTGCAAGCTGGACAACACACGTCTGCTGAGCACACAGCAGCAACCTGCGCCCGCTTTCAACTGTGGCATCTGCAAGCGCAACAACGATCAGCATTTACTGGTCAAGTGCGACACTTGCAATCTGCACTATCATTTGGGCTGTTTGAATCCACCGCTGACACGACCGCCCAAGAAATCCAAGCAGTATGGCTGGCAGTGCTCCGAGTGCTGTGACAAGTCGGATGTCTCGGATGCGGTCACAGAAATCTCACCGGGTCCGCGTAAATCACGCACGCGCTTCAACAAAGACGGACACTTGGTCTATGTGGAGCGCTATTCGCTGGACGAGCTGCCGCAGCccaaggagcagcagcaacagaagcggCTGCTCAACAAATCGCTGCCCATTGCGGTGGTGGATATCACGGAGGATTTGACCAAGTCACCCAAGCGTATCAAGATGCAATCGCCAAGCAAGCTCAATG TtcctgctgccgctgcagctggCATGGATCAGCTGGTAGTGCCAacggcagctgccacagctcAGTTATCAGGCTGCGATGACTCCATAGATGACTCGACTGGAAAGCAATCGTCACGCAAAGGCAAACGCAAGGATAAGCATAAAAACAAGCATAATCTTTCGTCGGATACGGAAAAGTCCTTTACCAAGGAGCATCACAAGCGTAAGCGCAAGAAACGCGCACATAACGAAGACGCCACAGCGGACAATTCCAATAATTTGGGCAGTACCATTAAGATTATCTTCAAAACGCTGCGTTTGCCAGGCGAAGATGCGCCCGAATCGCGTAGCTTTTATGTGCCCGCCAATGCAGTGCGCTCCGTGGACGAGGCATCGCGTCCCACCTCCGTAGAGACTGTGGAGGATGTACTGCCGCCAATGGTCGAGCAACAAGCAGTTGTTGTAGTCCCGCCACCGCCGCCCATTGTGGTCGTAACTCCTCCAATTGTAGCTGCCACGCCGCCGCCAAAGGTCAAGGAAACCAAGGCAACAGTAGAGACTGTGGCGACGCCTTCGCCCCAGCGCAAGCAGAGTCCACGCAAGACGAGTCCCCGCAAACAGCGGGTGGGACGACCGCGTGTCTCCACGCCCAAGGTGAGCGTGGAGATTACCTGCTGCGTCTGCACTCAGACGGGCAAAACCAATCAGGTTGTGACATGCGATGAGTGCCAGAAGCATTATCACTTTGCCTGCCTCGATCCACCGCTAAAGAAATCTCCCAAAATACGCGGCTACTCGTGGCACTGCGCAGACTGCGATCCCACGGACGAGGAGGCATTGCCCAAGAAGTAG
- the LOC117563645 gene encoding elongator complex protein 3 codes for MKQKKKLAVGLSREERQVLVIGEIIQELLKAHEAKKDVNLNRMKSLISSKYGLDSSPRLVDIIAAVPQDAKKILLPKLRAKPVRTASGIAVVAVMCKPHRCPHINFTGNICVYCPGGPDSDFEYSTQSYTGYEPTSMRAIRARYDPFLQTRHRVEQLKQLGHSVDKVEFIVMGGTFMALSEEYRDYFIRNLHDALSGHSSANVAEAVRYSEKSRTKCIGITIETRPDYCLKRHITDMLNYGCTRLEIGVQSVYEDVARDTNRGHTVRAVCETFNMGKDAGYKIVTHMMPDLPNVDFERDIEQFIEYFENPAFRSDGLKIYPTLVIRGTGLYELWKTGRYKSYPPSMLVDLVAKILALVPPWTRVYRVQRDIPMPLVSSGVEHGNLRELALARMKDLGTVCRDVRTREVGIQEIHNKVRPHEIELIRRDYVANGGWETFLSYEDPEQDILVGLLRLRKCSPDTFRPELQGKCSIIRELHVYGSVVPVSSRDPTKFQHQGFGMLLMEEAERIARMEHGSTKLAVISGVGTRNYYRKLGYQLDGPYMSKTIV; via the exons TCGTTATTGGTGAAATTATACAGGAGCTGCTGAAAGCGCACGAGGCCAAAAAGGATGTGAATCTTAATCGCATGAAATCACTTATCTCATCCAAATATGGACTGGACAGCTCTCCACGGCTAGTGGACATCATTGCTGCTGTGCCGCAAGATGCGAAGAAAATACTGTTGCCCAAGCTGCGCGCGAAGCCCGTGAGAACCGCAAGTGGG ATCGCAGTGGTCGCAGTCATGTGCAAGCCACATCGTTGTCCACACATCAATTTCACCGGCAACATTTGCGTCTATTGCCCCGGCGGACCAGACAGCGATTTCGAGTACTCTACGCAATCTTATACGGGATACGAGCCCACCTCCATGCGTGCCATACGCGCACGCTATGATCCCTTTCTACAGACGCGTCATCGTGTGGAGCAGCTAAAGCAGCTGGGACACTCGGTGGATAAGGTTGAATTCATTGTGATGGGCGGCACATTTATGGCACTATCAGAGGAATATCGTGATTACTTTATACGCAATCTGCACGATGCactttcgggtcacagcagCGCCAATGTTGCGGAAGCTGTGCGCTACTCGGAGAAATCACGCACCAAATGCATTGGCATCACTATTGAAACACGTCCCGACTACTGCTTAAAGCGACACATTACAGATATGTTGAATTATGGCTGCACTCGCCTGGAGATTGGCGTGCAATCTGTTTACGAAGATGTCGCCAGAGATACCAATCGCGGGCACACGGTGCGTGCGGTGTGCGAAACTTTTAATATGGGCAAAGATGCGGGATATAAGATTGTTACACATATGATGCCCGATCTGCCGAATGTGGATTTTGAGCGTGACATTGAACAGTTCATCGAGTACTTTGAGAATCCCGCCTTTCGTTCCGATGGCTTGAAAATCTATCCCACGTTGGTCATTCGCGGCACGGGTCTCTATGAGCTGTGGAAGACGGGACGCTACAAGTCGTATCCGCCCTCGATGCTGGTGGATTTGGTGGCCAAAATATTGGCCCTGGTGCCGCCATGGACGCGTGTTTATCGCGTGCAGCGTGATATTCCCATGCCGCTGGTTAG CTCTGGCGTAGAGCATGGCAATCTGCGTGAATTGGCGCTGGCGCGCATGAAGGACTTGGGCACCGTGTGTCGCGATGTGCGAACCCGTGAAGTTGGTATCCAAGAGATTCACAACAAGGTGCGCCCCCATGAAATCGAGCTGATTCGTCGTGACTATGTGGCTAACGGTGGCTGGGAAACGTTCCTTTCATACGAGGATCCCGAGCAGGACATTCTGGTGGGCCTGTTGCGCTTGCGCAAATGCTCGCCGGACACTTTCCGGCCCGAGCTGCAAGGCAAATGCTCCATCATACGCGAATTGCACGTCTATGGTTCGGTAGTGCCGGTGAGCTCGCGAGATCCCACAAAATTCCAGCATCAGGGCTTTGGTATGCTGCTCATGGAAGAGGCGGAACGCATAGCACGTATGGAGCACGGCAGCACCAAGCTGGCTGTAATCTCTGGCGTCGGCACACGCAACTATTATCGCAAGCTGGGGTACCAATTGGATGGGCCATATATGTCCAAGACGATagtataa